From Candidatus Manganitrophus morganii, the proteins below share one genomic window:
- the tsaD gene encoding tRNA (adenosine(37)-N6)-threonylcarbamoyltransferase complex transferase subunit TsaD has product MIILGIETSCDETAVAVTQDGKIILSDLLSSQIDLHRKYGGVVPELACRRHIEVIGLLVKEAIEKSGRSNEQLNAIAVTMGPGLVGALLVGVSIAKSLAYSLKIPLLGIHHLEGHISAAFIEHEDIVFPSIALVVSGGHTNLYYMPQRGKYRLLGKTIDDAAGEILDKGARMLGYSYPGGPVIDRLAQKGDPERIPFPRPYRSSSNLDFSFSGLKTSLMHTLFKMGKAPEDYMSSHPDIAAGYQSAIVDTLVEKTFSAVQREDAKSVMLVGGVAANSLLRKKFLSAGERLGIAVYIPSSRLCTDNGAMIAMAGMSHLEERHFSSLDLNPSPNLELMS; this is encoded by the coding sequence ATGATTATTCTCGGCATTGAGACCTCTTGTGATGAGACCGCAGTCGCTGTCACACAAGATGGGAAGATTATTCTTTCTGATCTCCTTTCATCACAAATCGATCTGCATCGTAAGTATGGAGGAGTGGTTCCGGAACTGGCCTGCCGAAGGCACATCGAGGTGATTGGTCTGCTTGTTAAAGAAGCCATTGAGAAATCGGGCCGGTCGAATGAACAATTGAATGCCATTGCGGTTACAATGGGTCCTGGTTTAGTCGGTGCCTTGTTGGTCGGTGTTTCAATTGCAAAGTCCCTGGCCTACTCTCTGAAGATTCCGCTTCTAGGTATTCATCATCTGGAAGGACACATTTCAGCGGCTTTTATCGAGCATGAGGACATCGTTTTCCCGTCTATTGCATTGGTTGTCTCAGGGGGACATACTAATCTTTATTATATGCCACAGAGAGGAAAATATCGGCTGCTCGGGAAAACAATCGACGATGCAGCGGGAGAAATTCTAGATAAAGGAGCGAGGATGTTGGGTTATTCTTATCCTGGAGGACCTGTCATCGACCGTTTGGCTCAGAAGGGAGATCCGGAACGAATTCCCTTTCCTCGTCCTTATCGGTCATCTTCCAATTTAGATTTTAGTTTTAGCGGACTCAAAACATCACTCATGCATACCCTGTTCAAGATGGGAAAAGCCCCTGAGGATTATATGTCCTCTCATCCTGATATTGCTGCAGGCTATCAATCGGCGATTGTGGACACTTTGGTCGAGAAAACATTTTCAGCCGTTCAACGGGAGGATGCAAAGAGTGTCATGCTGGTGGGGGGAGTGGCCGCAAATAGCCTTTTAAGAAAGAAATTCCTTTCGGCTGGGGAGCGCCTCGGGATTGCAGTGTATATCCCTTCATCCCGGTTGTGCACGGATAATGGTGCAATGATTGCCATGGCTGGCATGTCTCATCTTGAAGAACGTCATTTTTCATCTCTGGATTTAAATCCGAGTCCAAACTTGGAATTAATGAGTTAA
- a CDS encoding tetratricopeptide repeat protein, which translates to MSIIHEALKKAASEGASETTRSISHSHLFRASTQTRRVYRWIAIGISFLVLSGFFFSVRYPFSLQSHLDKSTTPSILPSLESKIESSVPPLDHILAEDKKIDDSESTGTLLNSQVEDGERMLMTGIKLYNEGKIEEANSAFTEAVELLPQSAVAHNNLGIVLRYQEKAGEALIHYQEAIRLDPNYAEAENNIGLIYDKTGSIDQAAIHYKRAINIKPAVPVFHLNYATLLERKGDFLNARKEYKTYLELETDQKSEMIPLVRSHLNKLKGFE; encoded by the coding sequence ATGAGTATTATTCATGAAGCTTTAAAAAAAGCGGCTTCAGAAGGCGCTTCAGAGACCACAAGATCCATCTCTCATAGCCATTTATTCAGAGCTTCAACACAGACGCGGCGAGTATATCGGTGGATTGCTATCGGTATATCGTTTTTAGTTCTGTCCGGTTTTTTCTTTTCCGTGCGGTATCCATTTTCTTTACAAAGTCATTTAGATAAATCGACAACTCCTTCCATATTGCCCTCCTTGGAGTCAAAAATAGAGTCTTCGGTCCCTCCGTTAGATCACATCTTGGCTGAAGATAAGAAAATAGATGACTCAGAAAGTACAGGGACATTGCTGAATTCACAAGTAGAAGACGGCGAGCGTATGCTTATGACAGGAATTAAACTTTACAATGAAGGGAAAATTGAAGAGGCAAACAGCGCCTTCACAGAAGCGGTTGAGTTGCTCCCTCAATCTGCAGTAGCACATAACAATTTAGGAATAGTGCTTCGGTATCAAGAAAAGGCGGGTGAAGCGTTAATCCATTACCAGGAAGCAATTCGGCTTGATCCCAATTATGCTGAAGCGGAAAATAATATCGGTCTTATTTATGATAAAACGGGATCGATCGATCAGGCGGCCATTCATTATAAGCGTGCAATTAATATCAAACCTGCTGTCCCCGTATTTCATTTAAATTATGCGACTTTATTGGAGCGAAAGGGTGATTTTTTGAATGCTCGGAAGGAATACAAAACTTACCTTGAACTTGAAACAGATCAGAAGAGCGAAATGATTCCTCTCGTACGTTCTCACCTTAACAAGCTAAAAGGCTTTGAATGA
- a CDS encoding tetratricopeptide repeat protein, producing the protein MSRRISHYLPYIISILFVLSPILRNKCYSEELPLHTFEKGVEALQKGDLKAAEEIFRAVLKGDPENPFVYFNLGSIFAATRRIDLALTVLNRAVELKPDLVAAHIRLAEIYESQGNLEEALREYEEAYLYLTDSSPLQETTILARLENIEKTIHFRENWDRGINFFRNGNYQAAENAFRTVLTVQANNALAHYWLGTVLGVQNRFDEAIESFKASLRLRPNMTDSRIRLAELHELKGDLLEARVEVERALFFIEDRDGPEVQSLEEKLNAIEDQLEVKTYIDQALIQADNNNIDGAISTLQSLFKINPNQALAYFNLGNLWARKNRIDLAETSFKRAIEIQPNYSEAHQRLGQIYEMVGYFNRAKTEYQKAQTPLQRNDRHRTELDHFVARVEQQIKFADESARELYEESQKLLQEGKAEEAITKLEQAISIRPEDSDLHYKLGHLYRQNGKIDLAINEMLGVLEFNPGHVQARQQLGAMYHEKGYLYQALKMLKDVGALLVSDETRLHLQSLAEKLSKIESETVLLVRKAEEESAGGKWTAATETLKRALSIAPDDIRIRLKLALLYIKLGSTTEAYRELNSISLQDPSTGEEQYHLGLLYFSAGQWEDAKRAYDLALKAKALPEELRPKIQTELERVKRKIKNEIEARRYFNRGNRYMNEQDYRSAIESFEKVVLFYPSDVAGLYFIGSSYESLGEDDQASRYYKKVLEINPINIQANQRLSFLYEKEGRIEKAIQTYRNTLEFLGEGDSPDVLWTRGRLSPLEKRYTINLSQVILGYDSNPSGASNEGGDISSSLGLTFNYYLKKDRRLQIPIGFSTQNTVFFRTNTVFSSETFSISATRFQDPYSLSFEYNFYLGIARGGPTSRGQTSILSIYRRGHTPSVLGFVYSYDDFYSYARESNDAVRHRIRISAVQNWKLNSLNASYSYFDNDTNLSDQAYQSHGVGVSYSRPFLENAARGSISYNLEMKEFKNPDSFLGSSAFRRNFLHSFTLTALYFLQESLSLGLSYTDLRNQSNLPAAVFVTAEQRLSGQAESLGSFREKIYNLFMNWSF; encoded by the coding sequence TTGAGTAGACGAATATCCCACTACCTGCCATATATTATTTCTATCCTGTTCGTTTTATCTCCAATATTAAGAAACAAGTGTTATTCCGAAGAATTACCTCTCCATACTTTTGAAAAAGGAGTTGAAGCGCTTCAAAAAGGGGACCTTAAAGCAGCGGAAGAGATTTTTCGTGCAGTTTTGAAAGGTGATCCTGAAAATCCATTCGTTTATTTTAATTTAGGGAGTATTTTCGCTGCGACACGACGAATAGACCTGGCTTTGACGGTACTGAATCGAGCTGTTGAATTAAAGCCGGACCTCGTTGCTGCCCATATTCGTCTCGCTGAAATTTATGAGAGTCAGGGAAATCTTGAAGAAGCTCTGAGAGAGTATGAAGAGGCATATCTTTATCTCACGGACAGTTCTCCTCTTCAAGAAACGACTATCTTAGCTCGTCTTGAAAATATAGAGAAGACGATTCACTTCAGGGAAAATTGGGACCGTGGAATAAACTTTTTTCGGAACGGAAACTATCAAGCGGCGGAGAATGCTTTTCGAACCGTTCTTACAGTTCAGGCCAACAATGCTCTCGCACACTATTGGCTTGGAACTGTATTAGGCGTACAAAATCGTTTCGATGAGGCAATTGAAAGTTTCAAGGCATCACTGCGGCTAAGACCGAACATGACCGACTCCAGAATTCGGCTCGCAGAACTTCACGAATTGAAGGGAGATCTTTTAGAAGCGAGAGTGGAAGTGGAAAGGGCTCTCTTCTTTATAGAAGACCGGGATGGTCCTGAAGTGCAGTCTCTTGAGGAAAAATTAAATGCGATTGAAGATCAGCTTGAGGTAAAAACATACATCGACCAGGCCCTTATACAAGCCGATAACAATAATATTGATGGCGCTATTTCAACATTGCAATCGTTGTTTAAGATTAATCCCAATCAGGCATTAGCTTATTTCAATCTTGGAAATCTATGGGCTCGAAAGAATCGGATTGATCTTGCAGAAACGTCTTTTAAGAGGGCAATTGAGATACAGCCGAACTATTCGGAGGCCCATCAGCGCCTCGGCCAAATTTATGAAATGGTCGGATATTTCAATCGTGCAAAAACGGAATATCAAAAAGCCCAGACGCCCTTGCAGAGGAACGATCGGCACCGAACGGAATTGGATCACTTCGTTGCAAGGGTTGAGCAACAGATAAAGTTTGCGGATGAATCCGCCCGTGAACTTTATGAAGAAAGTCAAAAGCTGCTCCAAGAAGGAAAAGCTGAAGAGGCGATTACAAAATTAGAACAAGCAATCTCCATTCGTCCCGAAGATTCAGATCTGCACTATAAACTCGGTCATCTCTATCGGCAAAATGGAAAAATAGATTTGGCGATTAATGAGATGTTAGGGGTTCTCGAGTTCAATCCGGGGCATGTACAAGCTCGTCAACAACTTGGGGCGATGTATCATGAAAAAGGATATCTTTATCAAGCTTTAAAAATGTTAAAAGACGTCGGTGCGCTCCTCGTCTCAGACGAAACAAGATTACATCTTCAGAGTCTTGCAGAAAAGCTTTCTAAAATCGAATCGGAAACGGTTCTTCTTGTCAGAAAGGCGGAGGAAGAATCCGCGGGCGGAAAATGGACAGCTGCAACTGAAACGCTGAAGCGGGCATTGTCAATCGCGCCTGATGATATCCGGATAAGACTAAAGTTGGCCCTTCTTTATATAAAATTAGGTAGTACAACAGAAGCATACAGAGAGTTGAACAGCATATCGTTACAGGATCCGTCAACAGGGGAGGAACAATATCATCTTGGCCTTCTCTATTTTTCGGCCGGTCAATGGGAAGATGCCAAACGAGCGTATGATCTGGCATTAAAGGCAAAAGCATTGCCTGAAGAGCTCCGCCCGAAGATTCAAACCGAGTTGGAACGGGTGAAGCGAAAGATCAAAAATGAGATTGAAGCAAGACGGTATTTCAATCGCGGGAATCGATATATGAACGAGCAGGATTATCGCAGTGCGATTGAATCGTTTGAAAAGGTGGTTCTTTTTTATCCTTCGGATGTCGCCGGTTTATATTTTATCGGTTCATCGTACGAAAGCCTTGGAGAGGATGATCAAGCAAGCAGATATTATAAAAAGGTTTTGGAAATAAATCCCATCAACATCCAGGCGAATCAAAGACTGTCTTTCCTTTACGAAAAAGAGGGGAGAATTGAGAAAGCCATTCAAACATACCGCAATACATTGGAGTTTTTAGGAGAGGGGGACTCTCCGGATGTGCTCTGGACGAGAGGGCGGCTCTCTCCTCTTGAAAAGCGATATACGATTAATCTAAGCCAGGTTATTTTAGGTTATGACAGTAATCCAAGCGGTGCATCAAATGAGGGGGGGGATATCTCTTCGTCTCTTGGGCTCACATTTAATTATTACCTTAAAAAAGACAGACGTTTACAAATACCGATCGGATTCAGCACCCAGAATACTGTTTTTTTTAGAACGAATACGGTCTTTAGCAGCGAGACCTTTTCAATTTCCGCAACCAGGTTTCAAGATCCTTATTCTTTATCTTTTGAATATAACTTTTATTTGGGTATCGCCAGGGGAGGACCGACCAGCAGAGGACAAACCAGTATTCTGAGCATTTACAGAAGGGGCCATACACCTTCGGTATTGGGATTTGTCTACAGCTATGATGATTTTTATTCATATGCTCGGGAGAGCAACGATGCTGTCCGTCATAGAATTAGAATAAGCGCTGTTCAGAACTGGAAGCTTAATAGCCTCAATGCCTCATATAGCTATTTTGATAATGATACCAATCTGAGTGACCAAGCCTATCAGTCTCACGGAGTCGGGGTCTCGTATAGCCGGCCATTTCTAGAAAATGCTGCGAGGGGAAGTATTTCTTATAACCTGGAGATGAAAGAATTCAAGAACCCTGATTCTTTTCTAGGAAGTTCTGCCTTTCGGAGAAATTTTCTCCACTCATTTACCCTAACCGCTCTCTATTTCCTTCAGGAGAGCTTATCCCTCGGACTCAGTTATACCGACCTAAGGAATCAATCGAACCTTCCAGCTGCCGTTTTTGTAACTGCGGAACAAAGACTATCGGGACAAGCAGAATCCTTAGGAAGCTTCAGGGAGAAGATATATAATTTATTTATGAACTGGTCTTTTTAA
- a CDS encoding FG-GAP-like repeat-containing protein: protein MRTLVTWFIIFIALAFVGCNSQTFPGGPGSTGIRDVPFSETYLFDFKTGAGPISRGNPDGNLQIISAADLLTLLAAAQDQQLLGLGTVSGLVLFNGSPVQDIALKVTDADGNLLAIRMEGKKVGNNLVLPDGFICPAENISFDNICIKGSVYYNSPGGVPDFSNNRGTSVAGTYTIFNLPPGEVYLWASRGGRGNARIKVFANKISVGKLQVIPIAISTVGVTGSVIEAKDESTAVPEATVSVLGTTDSGLTTTSDANGLYSFISIGTNGNYLLNVSKSGYWDSYHSLNTTPFQAATNIQDVTKTVSTYSNSYIAEIASEGGVPVDPGKGIITGRVTGGDGTPQHCAKLSVRDAAGNDLSASGAVIVYVDGSRGSCEVTTDTNQTSTNGLFFIYNVPPGEIFVSYFTKVTLGSGGATSSSSGGMIVPSFPGVVFVQNITNSGTNTAQDLSGSIIDGASSASVSGAQLTFLGITSQIYSSDSAGDYEVLDDTLIGGRAYRAKISEAGHADTYEIFTMTDTETKQNFIISPPSTTTNPALGEIYTLLIDQGTGQTAENVTLRITDLNGSPVAGGEITSSDGIFRIPNVPPGMVNLSVISGEDSGNATLYVYPNGVTYFEFVMTKVIPSRVTVSGTIKDLAGASVVGSQLRAVGRSDVISADGNGDYQGTLESFGRFIIETEKDGSYDTYNFFPRTGVLNSKNLDLFSISRAQIGDTATQAGIAQSGANGLIVGTTIRSSFSQEISSTALGAGPHAAALGFFNQDAILDIAITNPGTPGTVTVLFGSESVDGGFGNPSVVTDGIEDNPSAIAVADFDGNGSADLVITNRDDDSITVLRGDKNGNFVAVDEPIVDAEQQEINPHPLSAPIAVVAGFFDSDTFADIAVVNEGDNSVIVLLGNGNGTFHPIVQNTSIVQNGVENAPKAIIAGDFNQDQRMDMAISNSGSGTITVLLGSTDGTFQPLSDPNSGSPISVSVGSGSQPESMALVDLNSDARLDLAVIDKNTDVLTIFIGNTSGGFDRLADANQNFVPSIAIGNNPSSISVGEFNGDGRADLAITRQADNSVLVLFGNGDGTFTLSDPIALGAPLTTPEKILLSDQDRDGLFDLVVVGSHIATLLGRENPVGGISLEARDMNGARVGEVRYLDSAGQIDESLSATSAGVGFNGGFIIFNVPPGLVVVRAINGGVGNNILDSIPDAVSYTKLRALSLLPSVVSINGVTYDPVGPPPAGVPVGAVNIQVLGMDVQTKSDANSGSYSFDIDANGEYIVRLCWDLPGQPCQ from the coding sequence ATGCGTACGCTCGTTACATGGTTTATCATTTTTATAGCCCTTGCTTTTGTCGGTTGTAATTCGCAAACCTTCCCCGGCGGGCCCGGATCGACCGGTATTCGTGATGTTCCCTTCTCAGAGACCTATCTTTTCGACTTCAAAACGGGCGCCGGTCCGATTTCCCGAGGCAATCCCGACGGCAATCTTCAAATTATCTCTGCCGCCGATCTCTTAACCCTCCTTGCAGCGGCTCAGGACCAGCAGTTACTCGGTCTCGGAACAGTGAGCGGACTCGTGCTTTTCAATGGAAGCCCTGTTCAAGACATTGCGTTAAAAGTGACTGATGCAGATGGGAATCTTCTGGCGATTCGGATGGAAGGGAAAAAGGTGGGGAATAATCTTGTGCTTCCGGATGGGTTCATCTGCCCCGCAGAGAATATTTCGTTTGATAATATCTGCATCAAGGGAAGCGTTTACTACAACAGTCCGGGAGGGGTTCCCGATTTCTCGAATAACAGGGGGACTTCCGTCGCCGGGACATACACAATTTTCAACCTTCCTCCGGGAGAAGTCTATTTGTGGGCATCGCGGGGAGGAAGAGGCAATGCCCGTATCAAAGTCTTTGCCAATAAAATCTCCGTCGGAAAGCTTCAAGTTATTCCGATCGCCATTTCGACCGTCGGCGTCACCGGAAGCGTGATTGAGGCGAAGGATGAATCGACAGCCGTCCCTGAGGCAACCGTTTCTGTCTTGGGGACTACGGATTCGGGATTAACGACCACCAGCGATGCAAACGGCCTTTATTCATTTATCTCCATCGGGACCAATGGTAATTACCTCTTAAATGTAAGTAAATCGGGTTATTGGGATTCATACCACTCTCTGAACACAACTCCTTTCCAAGCAGCGACTAATATTCAAGATGTTACAAAAACCGTATCAACTTATTCGAACAGCTACATTGCCGAGATTGCCTCTGAGGGAGGAGTTCCGGTCGATCCTGGTAAAGGGATTATCACCGGACGAGTGACCGGAGGGGATGGAACGCCGCAACATTGTGCCAAACTCTCTGTTAGGGACGCGGCTGGAAATGACCTTTCTGCATCCGGCGCAGTGATTGTTTATGTCGATGGGTCTCGCGGCAGTTGTGAGGTTACAACCGATACGAATCAAACCTCTACGAATGGACTTTTCTTTATTTATAACGTTCCGCCCGGAGAAATATTTGTAAGCTATTTCACAAAAGTGACCCTTGGATCGGGAGGGGCCACCAGCAGCTCCAGCGGCGGAATGATCGTTCCCTCTTTTCCGGGGGTGGTATTTGTACAAAACATCACGAACTCGGGAACAAATACCGCTCAAGACCTCTCCGGAAGCATCATCGATGGAGCGAGCTCAGCCTCGGTATCCGGGGCACAATTGACCTTCTTGGGGATAACCTCCCAAATATACTCAAGTGATTCGGCGGGCGACTATGAAGTTCTAGATGATACGCTCATCGGCGGAAGAGCATACCGGGCCAAAATATCAGAGGCCGGGCATGCCGACACCTATGAAATCTTCACCATGACCGATACAGAGACAAAACAAAATTTTATCATTAGCCCGCCTTCCACCACGACGAATCCTGCTCTGGGAGAAATCTACACACTCTTAATCGATCAGGGAACGGGTCAGACGGCTGAGAATGTGACCCTGAGGATTACTGATCTCAATGGAAGTCCAGTCGCAGGAGGGGAAATCACCTCATCCGACGGCATTTTCCGTATTCCCAATGTGCCTCCCGGGATGGTGAATCTCTCTGTCATCTCTGGGGAAGACTCCGGTAATGCGACTCTTTATGTCTATCCAAACGGGGTGACCTATTTCGAATTCGTCATGACAAAAGTCATCCCGTCACGGGTAACTGTCTCAGGGACAATAAAGGATTTAGCAGGCGCCTCCGTCGTCGGGTCTCAATTGAGGGCCGTTGGCAGGAGTGATGTCATCTCGGCGGATGGTAATGGCGATTATCAGGGAACCTTGGAATCTTTTGGCCGGTTTATCATCGAGACGGAAAAAGATGGTTCCTACGACACCTATAATTTTTTCCCTCGCACCGGGGTACTCAACTCAAAGAATCTCGATCTTTTCTCCATCTCTCGTGCACAGATCGGTGACACGGCAACCCAAGCAGGAATCGCACAGAGCGGCGCCAACGGGTTGATTGTCGGGACGACGATTCGTAGCAGTTTTTCCCAAGAGATTTCTTCGACAGCGCTTGGAGCGGGCCCTCACGCCGCCGCGCTTGGGTTTTTTAATCAAGATGCCATTCTGGACATCGCAATTACAAATCCGGGAACGCCTGGAACAGTGACCGTGCTTTTTGGATCGGAAAGTGTGGACGGCGGCTTCGGTAATCCTAGCGTCGTTACCGATGGAATTGAAGATAATCCGTCGGCGATCGCAGTGGCGGATTTTGATGGAAATGGAAGCGCGGATTTGGTCATTACAAATCGGGACGACGATTCGATCACTGTCCTCAGGGGAGATAAGAACGGGAACTTCGTTGCTGTAGACGAACCCATCGTTGACGCCGAGCAGCAGGAAATAAACCCCCACCCGCTGAGTGCCCCTATTGCGGTGGTTGCAGGTTTTTTTGATTCAGACACTTTTGCCGATATCGCTGTTGTGAATGAAGGAGATAACTCCGTGATTGTCTTGTTGGGCAACGGGAACGGCACTTTCCACCCCATTGTCCAGAATACCAGCATCGTTCAAAATGGGGTCGAAAACGCACCGAAGGCGATTATCGCCGGCGATTTCAACCAGGACCAGCGGATGGATATGGCCATTTCTAATTCAGGAAGCGGAACGATCACCGTTTTGCTGGGAAGCACCGATGGCACTTTCCAACCATTGAGCGACCCAAACAGCGGTTCACCGATCTCCGTCTCGGTCGGAAGCGGCAGTCAACCCGAGTCGATGGCGTTAGTGGATCTTAACTCCGACGCCCGTTTGGATTTGGCTGTTATCGACAAAAACACAGATGTCCTAACAATCTTCATCGGGAATACCAGCGGAGGGTTCGATCGATTAGCCGACGCAAATCAGAACTTCGTACCGTCCATCGCAATAGGAAATAATCCTTCCTCTATCAGCGTCGGGGAGTTCAACGGGGATGGGCGGGCGGATTTGGCCATCACGCGTCAAGCGGATAATTCTGTTTTGGTCCTATTTGGGAACGGGGACGGGACATTCACTCTTTCCGACCCGATTGCACTCGGGGCGCCGTTGACAACGCCAGAGAAAATCTTACTATCGGATCAGGACAGGGACGGTCTTTTTGATCTTGTCGTTGTTGGCTCTCATATTGCGACCTTATTGGGACGTGAGAATCCGGTCGGCGGTATTTCGCTTGAAGCAAGGGATATGAATGGGGCAAGGGTCGGAGAGGTTCGCTACCTGGATAGTGCGGGGCAAATTGATGAGAGTCTGAGCGCGACCTCGGCCGGGGTTGGATTTAACGGTGGATTTATTATCTTTAACGTTCCGCCCGGATTGGTTGTTGTCCGTGCGATTAATGGGGGAGTGGGGAATAACATCCTCGATTCGATTCCGGATGCAGTTTCTTATACGAAGCTTCGGGCGCTTTCATTGTTGCCCTCTGTGGTGTCGATTAACGGGGTTACCTATGATCCTGTGGGACCGCCGCCCGCCGGTGTTCCCGTCGGAGCGGTCAATATCCAGGTGTTGGGAATGGATGTGCAAACAAAATCGGATGCGAACTCCGGGAGTTATTCATTCGATATCGATGCAAACGGAGAATATATCGTAAGATTGTGTTGGGACCTTCCCGGTCAACCCTGCCAATAA